The Panicum virgatum strain AP13 chromosome 6K, P.virgatum_v5, whole genome shotgun sequence nucleotide sequence ACTCACCTCCTCCCCCACCAAATCCACCAATCTCGATCGAAGTTTGTCGGGGTTTCACTGAAGGAGGATGTTGTGAGTTACAATGATGATTCTACAAGCTTGTTATTTTATAATATTGCCACCGATTCTATAAGCCAATTTCACTGCCATATTTACTTAATACATATGCTAACATGGTACACTTTTTCATTATTTTTCAAGAAAAACATAATTAgctgaaaaatacaaaaaacaTAAAGTCAGCTTTGCTCTCTTTAAGTTTTACTTTCAATTAGAAAATTGCTCCCTTTTCATTGGTAATTTATTGAGACTTCTAAAAATATCAGTACAATTTCCATTTTTCTTGGATATCCCTGTTGGGATCTTCGTTTAGTGATCAACCAAACAAGGAACATGCAATGCGAAGGATACAGATTGAAGAGCAAGCCAAAAACACATATATTCCTCTGTCATTGTCAAAGAAAATCAACATATTACAAGTTGAAaaagggggctatttataccccagACCTTCACCATTCAATACCCGGAATACCCCTTGCCTGCCTCTATGCGGAGGGTATAttccgagttttttttttgtaatttctACAGCTTTGCCATGTACAAATCGGATTTGTCTATGTGATCACATTTTTCACACCACCTTCGAAGCCTCTTATACCTTCACTGCGGAACTCTTTCACGCGGCGTCCTCCTTTCCCATGCCCCCGAGGGGAAGCTTCGCTTGAATCTCGCCCAGACCTTCGGAGGTGTTCTGGTGCCTCCTGGTGCCCTTATCAAAGGTCGATGCCATCTTGCCCTTGGAAGCCTAGTGCTTGAGCGCATCATACGAGCCACCTTCGATCAGGATCCTGTAGCCAAGTTAGGGGAGGTGTTGATGCATACCCTCGGGCCCAAGTGCCCGAAGGTTATGATCGTGTTTCTCGATCTTCGGGATCGTACTCGGAGGTGCCGATCCCCAACAATCCCTACAAGCTGGACTTGTTGTGCTATATGAATGATAGTTGTTAGGTATCTAATTTATGCAAGTTCTTCCAGTCTTCACTCATTTTGTTTCAATGCTTATAGATGGGAAACAACTAAGATAATATTAACTAATGAATTGGTAAAATAGGGGGATATTTTTATATTATGTGAAATTGAGTTAAAAACTTTTTGATGCCACAATGAACTTTGGTTGTAACATTACCACTGAAGATATCTATGTTATATCAAAGAGAACATATCGGGTGCAAACCAGCCCCTtcgtgcaaaccgtgcaaacttcagTCTGGACCActagatcaacatccaaggttggataattttacaattaaccgcctgcctctaatcacacttttgcaaatccctccTCCCACTCCCCCTACACACACCCTTAAATGTTGATCTGGTGGCCcggattgaagtttgcacggtttgcataaaggagttggtttgcacctaatatgttTCTTATATCAAAATATCAAGCTCAATTCGAAGAGAACCGGTAGAAAATTGAGACATTTTGAATTCTAAGCCTATGACATCATTTTCTTCACTAACCCATATACATGCCATGCCAGCCAAGGAATCTCACGTTCCCTATATTGATTCTTTCTTGAGGCGCTACGGTCAAACCACACAAATTGAAACTTTTTATACATTAAAAATACAAAGGGAGTTCACTGTGGATATTTTCTATATCTTATGGATGTCATCACTTGTCATATTGCAACACATACCAGTGTGCTtgcttttcttcaaattttATCTATCTTTAGGATATTGCTATTGTAGGCACGGCTTTAGTTATTCACGCTCCATATTAGATATATTCTCAGTGTAGCTATAAGTTGTTGGTTCATAGCCTAAGGATATTGTTAGTAAATTAACTTACTAAATATCTATCCTAAGGATATAGTTCGTATATCGACAAGTTATTTATTCAATATCTTGAAGATACATACTAGAACCACACTTACTATATAAACATGACCATTGTGGCTTCACTCCCATAGCAACAACACAATACAAACCATCCTATACCAAAAGGTTGCAAGGTCGACCtgtagaaagaaaaaggaggttGCACAAAGAGTGGCATGGCTGCTCCTCATGTTCTCCTGGTTGCTGAGTCTTGTGTTGATCGCCTTGTTGCATCAAGAGTCCTGGAGACTTGTAACATTCGAGGTGAAATGACTAACATGGATTTTCCATTTGCATTCTGCATGATCTCTTGCTTTGTAGGATTTTTAATCCTAAGATTCATACTTATTGCGAATGGGGGATTAGTAATAGTGACTTGCGATGCCATAGATACACTAAAGTTCTTATGTAGTGTTGTTGTCACAATTTTTTTGCAATCAGATGCAGCTTTAGCTATAATAGAAATAGTATTTATACtatttataatatatatatatactcaatCTAtttgtctatatttaatattttttctcCATCTAAGTGGTATTGTGTTTAATATATATATTGTTGTTGTTCTTATTTTGTAGTGACTGCCATGGAAGGTCCAAAGCAAGCGTTGAAGTTCTTGGAAATGGTATATCAAAATAGTCAATATGATTGATATTGACAAAAATATGCTTATTTGTTTAGGTTAATTTGATTATTAACTAAATATTTGTCTACATGCACTTGAGTATAGGAACATGATGTGCAGTTGATTCTGACAGATTACTGTATGCTTGATATGACTGGTTATGATCTTCTGGTTGAGGTGAAGGTAGGTTCCCATAATGAAAAATAGTTCTACTTTCACCAAATGTTGTGTTGAATGTTCAACTCATATGTactaatattttaaaaataaacaaTTAATAAATATAGTTATTTTCCCTATACAGAAATCGCCCAAGATTAATCATATCCCTGTGGTGGTTACATGCACCGAGGATGTCCCTGAACGAATAAAAAAGGAAGTAGGAAAATTGTCAATTCATTTATTTGTTACATAATTTTTACCTAAGTATTCAACTTGATCTATATTCCTATTTTGTATGAAGGTGCCTTGATGGAGGTGCGAAGGACTATATCATCAAGCCTATCAAAGTTGCTAATGTGCCTCACCTTCTGAGCTACATTTGATGAGTCAAGAAGGGCTATGAATAAAGACGAAATAGTATAACTCTTTTCTAGGGTTATATTTCTCGTTATCTAGTTATCATTATTTGGATATGGCCATGTATCCTTTATGTAATCTTTGGTTTCCAATCCATTTGAACTTATGCAAGACTATTGTGACCGTCATAATTAGATATGACTGTATGCTCCTCTTTTGTATCATCATCTGTGTGTGGTCTATTCAAACATCTATATAAGACTATTGTGTCAGTTCTTAGTGTTTTGTGACTTCATGATCATGCCTTTGCATTACAAACTGTTAGAGAACTCAGAAGAACCTCATACTAAGATTCAATGTCATTTTAGTGGTCTAGTGATTATCACCTGTCATGTTACACGAGGTAAATATATTGTTCTCTTATTAATTCTACCACTTCATTATTACTTGCAGTTGAGGATATAGGCTCGCATTTTATTCAAGATATCCCTCCTCACATTTGTCTACTCCTCCGGTCGACCCCCCCTCCAAAATCTGCCATGAATAATTGCAGCAAGAACCATTTAGAATCACTCACTATTGTTGGGATAGATGGTAGAAGAGATAGAGCCAAGATGTCGGTGTAGAGCTAAGATACTAGTGTAAGCGCTAGACTTGGGGCATTTTTTGGACGTGTCGAAAAAAGTTAATTCAGCCCTAAAAACCGTGCCAAGTCCCGTAATCCTGTTCCATGGGCAACTTTGGGCCGGGTTTTGACCTCCCACTCCTTTTtagttaaaaaatatttaaactaaatagcTGAGCCCAGTCGCAAACAGCCCCACATGCCAGTGAAATGGTTCCTCTGCAATAGCTGCAAAGGAACCGTCTTGTAGAGGAACAGCTTCTGGCACGGTGCAGTGCAGAATAAAATGGCTAAACATGGGCGTATGACTTGGATCCTCTTCCAACCAACAAGTCACCTACCTTTGTGATTGTTGTAGATGCTGCAATGGTTTTGCAGTGGGGCGTGGGCGCGTGGCTCAACTGGTGTGCAAGGGTGGCATCGTAGTTACTCATCTGGCTGATGACGTAGATATGAGGCACAGACTCCACAAGTCCACAATCGGCTGCTCTACAAGCTGGAACAAGTGGCAAGGGAGTTTCATTAATTGATGAGAACAAACGAGCCCCTGCACTACAGCAAGATGAAGGGACAAATGCCATGCCATGAGATTCGGGGAATGCAGGAGGGTGGAGCAGGTCTGCTTCTACAGATGTTCTGGAGCTGGAGGCAGATCTCTTAGTTTCGATTTATAACGATGAGCCCTCTTGAACACAGATAATGGAAGAAAATCATAAGTACATTGCGCGGCCCTGCTTCAGGTCGGCAATTTACTTTGCTCCTCTGTCTGGAAGCAGCTGCAGCCTCCAGAGTGGTATCCAGAGTATGAGGACTATCAACCTGACAGCTACTTCCTGGGCTTGTTCTATACCATCAGCTTCAGTCCTCTGAGCTGGGTCTCCTCGGATTCCCCCAACTTGCACTGAGCTCGTATCTGCACGGCCGTAACTTGCACGGCTGCGTTAACTTCCAGGTGTTACGGCACACGGTTCTTCAGGACGGGCCTCAACCAGTACAATTGTTACGGGCGGCACACGGCTTCTCAGTACGAGCCTCTTGTCCCGGGATACAGTACAACAGCCCGACCGTGTTTCTGAATCGTGGTTGAACTGAAGCTCCTCAACAAGGTTTCACGGCAATCTTCTTTGCTTTTCTTGGCATGAATCCAACTAGGTTTCAGATTCATCATCGTTCACTGTGATTTGGGCCGCATTCGTCCTCACTAAACCTCATCAGTTTCCTTTTTACAATTTCGCAGAACAATCAGCCACAAATTTACAGTAGATATGCTTGCACTACAATGCAATCCATTCATCCCCGTGTCCTTACGATGGTGATCGTGCCCCTCCCCGCGGTGCGGAGCCTGGTGAAGCCGGCCACCGCCTTGCCCGACGGCGCCGGCCGGCTGCCCGCCGCCACGCGCGGGGGGCACGCGAACTCCCCCACGGGGTGCTGGACGGGGCGTGCCGGCGGCGTGAGGATCCACTCGTTGATGTCGGCGAGCGTCACGctgccgtccgcgccgccgggcTTCACCACGGTGAACGGGCGCGCCACTGT carries:
- the LOC120639222 gene encoding two-component response regulator ORR12-like, which produces MAAPHVLLVAESCVDRLVASRVLETCNIRVTAMEGPKQALKFLEMEHDVQLILTDYCMLDMTGYDLLVEVKKSPKINHIPVVVTCTEDVPERIKKEVGKLCLDGGAKDYIIKPIKVANVPHLLSYI